GGCTGAAGAAGCTGGAGTACCGCGGATATGACTCCGCTGGTGTGGCCGTGTACACAGCAAATGGATTGCAAATTCAAAAAGCAAAAGGCCGGATCGCGAATTTGGAATCTAAGCTTGAGGTTGCTCCACTGGAAGGAAGCGTAGGTATCGGCCATACTCGTTGGGCGACACATGGTAAGCCTTCCGATGTAAACTCTCATCCGCATACGGACAATTCTCTTAAGTTCTCCGTTGTTCATAACGGTATTATTGAGAACTATATTAGCTTGAAGGAAGAGCTGATCGCGAAAGGGCATGTATTTGTGTCGGAGACAGATACAGAAGTTATTTCGCACCTAGTTGCTGACTTGTACGAAGGAGATATCCTTAAAGCGGTACAAAAAGCAGTGACAAGAATGACTGGTGCTTTTGCACTAGGTGTTTTGACGGAGTATGAGCCGGATCGTTTGATTGCAGTTCGACAAGCGAGTCCTTTGATCATCGGTATCGGGGAAGGCGAGAACTTTATCGGTTCGGACATTCCTGCGATTCTTGAATATACACGCAATGTTTTCATTTTGAATGATGGTGAAATGGCTGTTTTGACTCGTGAAGGCGTTGAATTGATGACGTTGGAAGGTAATTTTATTTCCAGGGAAATGTTCCACGTAGATTGGGACATCGTAACAGCTGAAAAGGCTGGCTTCGATCACTTCATGTTGAAAGAAATCCACGAGCAGCCTAAAGCCTATCGTGATACGATGAGCAGCCGTATCTCCGCAGACGGAGCATCGGTGACTTTGAATGAATTGTCGATGACTGTCGAAGAAATTCGAAAGATTAGCCGTGTTCATATTGTGGCTTGCGGAACGGCTTTCCATGCAGGAATGGTTGGGAAATACGTCATTGAGAAATTGGCGCGCATTCCGGTAGAGACGGATGTTGCATCCGAATACCGTTACCGCTCTCCAATTATCACAAAAGACACCTTGGTCATTGTCGTGAGCCAATCTGGTGAAACTGCGGATACTCTAGCAGCGCTGAGAGAAGCAAAACGTTGTGGAGCAAAAGTACTCGCAATCACCAACGTAGTTGGCAGCTCCGTAGCACGTGAGGCGGACGATCTGATTACGACATGGGCAGGACCTGAAATTGCGGTAGCTTCAACGAAAGCTTACACGTCGCAATTGATTGCTTTTTACCTCTTCGGTTTGCACCTAGCTCAAACGCTTGGTACTCAAACTGCTGATGAAATCAAAGAAGTAATCACTGCTATGAAAGCTCTGCCTGAGCAGGTTGAAGCGATCCTGGCTCAAGCTGATGCTTTGAAAGTAGTAGCGGAAGATATGGCGAAGCACGATAACCTGTTCTTCATTGGAAGAGGACTGGATTATGCGGTAGCCTTGGAAGGCTCATTAAAGCTGAAGGAAATCTCCTATATTCACTCTGAAGCTTATGCAGCGGGTGAACTGAAGCACGGTACGTTGGCTTTGATCGAGGAAGATGTTCCAGTCATCGCACTGGCTACCCAGCACGAGCTTCTGGAGAAAACCGTGAGCAACATTAAAGAAGTGAAAGCTCGCGGCGCTAACGTGCTTGGTATTGCGGTAGAAGGCGAAGAAGAACTGCAGAAATCCGTAGACAGCACCTTCATTATTCCTAAGACTTTGGATGTATTGTCTCCTGCACTTGCTGTAGTTCCGTTGCAGTTGCTTTCCTACTATGCCTCCTTGGCTCGCGGAAACGATGTCGATAAGCCGCGGAACTTGGCGAAGAGTGTGACTGTGGAGTAGTAGGGAGAGCTTGAAGTTTGCAAATGTCAGATGTTAAAAAAGTCGTGAACCAGTAAAAGATGTCATGAACCAGTAAAAAATGTTGTGAACCAGTAAAAGATGTCGTTAACCGAAATGCAAGATGATTGAACATCTAGAAGGGAGCCCGGGGGAATGATTCGGGCTCCCTTTTATCTACGCGGAAATTAAGATACACGGGACTTTACGATCGGTGGTGAAACTGATGAGTGGCATTGGCTATAGAATCAAATGTATCCGAAAAGAGAATAATCTAAACCAAATTCAGTTTGCAAAGATTATAGGAATTTCCCAAGGTAACCTGAGTGAAATTGAAATGGGAAATAGTAATCCCTCTGCAGAAACACTTATATCAATCCGAACACAATATAACGTGAACTTGAACTGGTTATTAACCGGTGTCGCAGCAGAAGATGGGACGACATATGAAGATGAGTTCGAGAAAAGGATGATTGAGGTTTTTAGAAATCTTGATGACTATGACAAGAACGAAATAATTGAAATTATACGAGTGAAAATAAATTTAAGATCAATATAGTTGTTCAATGAAAAAGGATTTTCGCTTAGATTAAGATAACCGGACAGTGAATAGTTCTTGAAAGAAAACAAACCCAAAACCTTATTGCTGTCCGCATGTTAAAAAGTTGGAAAGTAGTAAAGAAAGTTAGAAAGCAGTAATGAAAGTCGGAGAGCAGTTAAGAAAGTAAGAAAGTGGTTTAAGACCGCATAATAACACACACACAGAAAGGTCCCGATGATATTTTATCTCGGGACCTTTTAATGTTTAGGAGGGTTTTAATGTCTTCAACTTTAGGTCAGCGTATTCGAATAATTAGAAAATCAAATATTTTGAATCAGGTTGAATTTTCCAACTACATTGGTGTGTCACAAGGGACTTTAAGTGAATTAGAAATGTACAAGCCGGAACGATTCATGGATTTCAGGGAGACGAGTGCGACATCATAATTTCGGTGTTGAATCCGCCGCCTGCGATTATATCATCGAATACGATGTTTCTAAACAAGCGCAACGTCATAAATGTTTCTGTCAGACGGGCAAGAGACTATACTGTCATCCTCATGCCGTATGACAATACCGAACAGGTTAACTAATTGAAATTCAAAAAAAATCTAAGCTCTATGCAAGGCAACAAATGAGTGCATAGAGATGCACTCGTCTTACGTCGAGGGGTGGATCTTTTATAATGAATATTATTTGGTGGAGAACTCTTTTTCAACAAGTATATGTCAAACCGGAAAAGCGGTATGAAGTGAGAAGCGAGGAAATGGCGGTTGATATTCAAATTAACCCGATCCAATAATAAAGAGGAGATATCTAAATTGAAAATCGAAGGGAAAC
This genomic window from Paenibacillus hexagrammi contains:
- the glmS gene encoding glutamine--fructose-6-phosphate transaminase (isomerizing), whose product is MCGIVGYIGKRNSQEILLEGLKKLEYRGYDSAGVAVYTANGLQIQKAKGRIANLESKLEVAPLEGSVGIGHTRWATHGKPSDVNSHPHTDNSLKFSVVHNGIIENYISLKEELIAKGHVFVSETDTEVISHLVADLYEGDILKAVQKAVTRMTGAFALGVLTEYEPDRLIAVRQASPLIIGIGEGENFIGSDIPAILEYTRNVFILNDGEMAVLTREGVELMTLEGNFISREMFHVDWDIVTAEKAGFDHFMLKEIHEQPKAYRDTMSSRISADGASVTLNELSMTVEEIRKISRVHIVACGTAFHAGMVGKYVIEKLARIPVETDVASEYRYRSPIITKDTLVIVVSQSGETADTLAALREAKRCGAKVLAITNVVGSSVAREADDLITTWAGPEIAVASTKAYTSQLIAFYLFGLHLAQTLGTQTADEIKEVITAMKALPEQVEAILAQADALKVVAEDMAKHDNLFFIGRGLDYAVALEGSLKLKEISYIHSEAYAAGELKHGTLALIEEDVPVIALATQHELLEKTVSNIKEVKARGANVLGIAVEGEEELQKSVDSTFIIPKTLDVLSPALAVVPLQLLSYYASLARGNDVDKPRNLAKSVTVE
- a CDS encoding helix-turn-helix domain-containing protein, yielding MSGIGYRIKCIRKENNLNQIQFAKIIGISQGNLSEIEMGNSNPSAETLISIRTQYNVNLNWLLTGVAAEDGTTYEDEFEKRMIEVFRNLDDYDKNEIIEIIRVKINLRSI
- a CDS encoding helix-turn-helix domain-containing protein, which encodes MSSTLGQRIRIIRKSNILNQVEFSNYIGVSQGTLSELEMYKPERFMDFRETSATS